The Thermococcus sp. 4557 genomic sequence GCGAAAACTGGGAGGTGGACTTCGTTCTGCCAGAGGAGGAAACGTTGATTCAGGTGAGCTACGACGTTTCGAGGCCGGAGACACTAGAAAGGGAACTCAAAGCTCTGAGGAAGGCAAAGCGACTCTTCGGGTGGAAAAATGCAAAGCTGATAACGTGGGACGTTGAGAAGGAAACGGACGGAATCGAAATAATACCCCTATGGAGGTTCCTCCTTGATTATCGAGACCGCAATTTCACCGGAGGAACTTGAGGAGATAAGAAGGAAGAGCGGGGCAGAGGTTAAGCTGACGGTTCTCGGGAAAATCGAGAGAAACGGCATACCCCTCAGCAGGGTTCTGATAGAGGGAAACGAAAGGGAAATCGAGCGCTTCATGGAGAGGCTCCGCCTGGCGAGGGCTGGGGGCTAGCTCTGAAATTCAGAGAAAGACCCGGATATAAATAGCAGAACGCCCTATTCTCAACTGGTGATGTGTATGGAGGAAGTTAGGGAACTGAAGACAGTCCTGGAGAGGGTCGAGGGCAAGCTGATAGCGGCGGGGAAGATGTACGGAGCGATGAACTTCGCGGTGTGGCTCGTTATCATGAGCCTCTACTACGTCATAATGGGCATACTGGACCTGCCGTGGCAGTTCAACCTGGTCTACTGGCCGGCGGCGTTTATAGTCGCGATGAAGTTCACGGGCAGCGTGTGGAAGAGGTACGTAAGACTGGCCGGGATAGCGGGGAATTCCTGGAAGGAAGGAGCGGCAATAATGGGAGTTTGGATTGCGGGCGTACTTCTCGGATGGGTCGTGGTGCCGCTGGCCCTCAACAAGCCGGTCGATACAGAGATAGGCGTTGCCCTGCTCACGTTCATCTCGTTCTCCGTGGGGGGTATGTTCGCACTTACGAGGGAGAGGGAAATGATCCCGGCCTTTGGGATACCGGCCATCCTCATACCCTTCGCCTACAGCACCCTCTCCAACGCAACCGTGCTGGCGGCCTTTGGAATCGCCCTGGGCTTCAGCCTCACAACCCTCTGGTACCTCCACTCGGCATTCAGGGCAATAGAGCGGTGATACCATGGAGGCCCTCCGAGAGCTGAGCAGGAACCACACGCTCGGAAACCCGGTTAGATTAGGGGTGATGCTCTACCTGCTCCCCAGGGGGAGGGTGCTCTTCCGGGACCTCCTGGAGGTCCTGGAGGTAACCCCCGGCAATCTTGACTCGCACCTTAAGGCCCTCGAAAAGGCGGGCTACATCGAGATTTACAAAGTGATAGCGGACAGACCGAGGACGGCCGTGAGGATAACGGAGAAGGGAGCGGAGGAAACAGGGGAGTATCTGAGGGCCCTGAAGGAAGCGCTATCACTCATTCCCGCGGAGGACTGAATGGATAGCCCTTCTTCGTGACCATCCAGAGCCCGAAGAGGGCGCCCAGCTGTTCCATCAGGACGTCCCTTATCTTGTTCGGTATCGTCTCCTTCAGTATGCCCTCCGTGAAGTGGCTTCCAAACCACTCGGCTATCTCCCAGCCCACGCCGATTACCAGCAGGAGCGCGAAGGAGTAGATGATCACCTTTCTCCACGGCATCTCACTGAAAAGCTCCCTGAGGATGCTCACGAGGAAGAGCCAGAGGACGAGTCCCCCCAGGGAATGGCTTATCATGTCCACGTTCCGGCAGGCGACGTTGAAGAGGTCCACGTTCGTGAACGGAACGTTTACGAGGGATGCATGGGCCGCGAGGAAAACCGAGGTCATGGCGGTGATGCCCTCGTTGTAGAAGGGGCTGAGAAGGGCCCCGAGGGTCCCATCCGGCCGTTTGTACTTTCGGGGAAGCCACAGAACGGCGAGAAGGTAGGCTATCATCCACGAAGTCCTCAGTATGTGGTCAACCCTTCGGTAATAGAGGCCGGTGAAGAATCCGATGACAAGCACGAATATTGATACCAGAACAACCTTTTCTTCCCGGTTTATACCCACCACCAGTCCTGGACGATTTTCAAACTACTTAAGCCTTTCGATGCTCCGCCTTGGCTTCCTCTTCGGCCTTCCTCTTCAGCTCCTTCTTCCGCTCGAGACGGTACTCCTCAACCAGGCGGAGCATCCGCTCGACCTCCCTCTCCTCGTCCTCCAGCCTCCACTTCTCCAGGAGCCCATCAATGGCCCTCTCCAGGGTCTCGCGCTCCACAACCGCGAACTCATCGACGCGCTTGACGTCAAGCTCCTCCGAGGTGAAGAAGGGCACGTGGGCCTCGCGGAGCACCTCAGCCACCGGCTCCGGAACCGGTTTCTCCGTTATGAGGGCCCTGACGCCCTTCTCGACCAGCTCCTCGGCGATCGCCTTTCCCGCCCCAGCAGGGTTCACCACGAAGAGTATATCCCCCCTCCTGATCCCGACCTCGCGCTCTATCCTCTCAAGCTCGCGCCAGCTCAGAACCTCCATAACCTTGAGGGGGACCGCGCTCCCCCGTATCTCCACAACGTTCATGCGCTTTACCTGCACCAGGTCCCTGCTCAGACGCTCTATGACGGATTTGGCCTCCCTCAGTTGTTTCTCAAGCATCTCTATGCGCTTGACCTTCGCCTCCAGCTCGCGCTCCCTGAGAACCTTCCGCCTGATTTCTTCATCGTAATCGACGAGCTTCCGCTCGAGTCTGCCTATAGTCTTCCTCTGCTCGCGGATAATCCCCTTCAGCTCCTGGTTTTCCCTCTCCAGGAACTCGATCCTCCTCTCAAGCTCGCGGATTCTCCTGAGGTACTGCTCAACGTCCGGGCCCTGCCTCCTGGTCTCCTCCGTATTCTCCTCCGCCTTCGGCCTCTCGCGGAGCGCCACCCTCTGCATGGCCTCCCCGAGGTTGTAGCCCTGTATAACGAGGGCCTTCACCTCGTCGGATTTCTTTATCAGGCCGGCCTCACGCAGTCTGGCAGCCACGTGTTCCAGCTTCGGCTTCAACCGGAGGTAGGCCTTGTAGGCGGCGGCCAGAGCATCGCGCTGGTGGTCATCCTCAACGGTTATCCCGAGGTCCCTCAGCAGTTCGTTCTTGTCCTGAACGCGGAGGCTCTCCCTGGGAACGAACAGGTTGGCCTTGAAGGAGCGTGCTATCTTCTCCACGAAGCCCGGGGCGGGGGAGACGTCGGTGGCCACTATGACCGGGTGGCCGACCTCGCTGATGAAGCGGAAGACCTCCCCAACCGGCATGTTTCTCTGGCTGTGGAGGGCGACTATCCTCCCATTCAGGTCTATGGCCGCTATACCGACCGTTATCCCCGGGTCTATGCCGACTATGATGCTCCTCCTCTCGCGTATCGCCTCCTCGCCCTTCAGGGGGGCGAAGCCGAGCTCAGCCCTTTCAACCGGCTGAATCCTCACCTCAACGTCCCCGCCGCGCGCGGGCCTTATCAGTCCAGCCAGCTCCTCTCTGGCCGCGTAGACCCGGAACTCTCCCCTGGCCAGACCGTAGTCCCGCTCCTCCGTTTCGAGGTCGAAGGGTATATCCGCCCTTCTGAGCCTGTCCTCTATCTCCCTCACCCTATCCCTGACGAGGTTGTGAACGCGCTTTCTGTAGCGGTCCTGGCTCCAGCCCCCCTTGCCGTGGCTCCTTCCCCGGGTGACCTTGATTATAACCTCGTCCTCGAAGGCGAGAACCTCGTAGCCAACCCCCCTGCTCGCGAGGAGTGCGGAGAGCCTGGCCTCCTCGTAGGGGTCGAAGCGGTCGCCGGTCCTTATGCCGTGCTCCTTCGCGAGGCTCTGGAGAGAGCGCTGCTCTCCCGGCCTTCCGGTCACCTGAACGAGCTTCGTTCCGGACGGAAGGGCGCGGAGAAACTTCCTCAGGTCCTCGCCCAGCTCGGTGACGCTGTCAACGGCGACCATCTCCGGCCGCTTCGACTGGATGAACCGAATCAGCCTGTAGAGTGTGAACTCGCCCTTCCTCTCCAGCCTGCCGTTGAACCAGCTCACCACCGCGAACTTCTTCGGGTTCTCACTTATCACATCAATGCCGAGGATTAGAATAGGCCTCACCCTCATGGGCTTTGTAGGGGGTAGGAAAGAGGATTTAAAAAGGTTTCAGACCTCAAGTGAGGTCCTAACGGCGACCTCAAATGCCCGCGTTATGGTTTCCAGGGCCATAGAGGGCCGCGGTTTTTCCAGGGCCTGCTCGTGGATAAAGGGCACGTGGATGAAGCCAGCCTTTGTTTTCATCCCCGCAACGGCTATCGTGTGGAGCGCCGTGAACATGGCGGCGTTGCAGACGTAGGTTCCTGCAGTGTTGGAGACCGCCGCAGGTATGTTCTCCCCCCTGAGGGCAGCAACGATGGACTTTATCGGTAGGGTCGCAAAGTACGCGGCAGGAGCGCCCTCAAAGACCGGCTCGTCCTCGGGGGCAAAGCCCTCGTTGTCCGGCATCTTGCTGTCCATCACGTTTATCGCGACCCTTTCAACGGTCACGTTGGGCCGTCCCCCCGCCTGACCCGTCAGGATGACCACGTCGGGGCGCTCCTCCACGATAAGCCTCGGCAGAATCTCCCTGACGCCCCTGAAGGTCACAGGCAACCTGTGTTTTATCAGCCTCGCCCCGCTTATACTCTCAGGAAGCCGTTCAACCGCCTCCCACGACGGGTTTATCTCCTCTCCCCCAAAGGGCTCAAAACCGGTTATGAGAACCTTCACCCCAATCACCGGGAAGGTTAGGTTTTTAGGGTTTAAAAACTACTTCGGACGAGGGGTGAGGATGAAGTACGATGTTCTCATCATTGGTGGCGGGCCCGCGGGCAACTACCTTGCGAACCTGCTCGCCAGGGACTTCAGCGTTGCCGTAGTCGAGAAGAAGGGTGCGTTTGGAGGTAAAGCCTGCACGGGCATCATCGGGGCGGCGAACTACGAGAGGCTTGGCCTCCCGGAGGAGGCTGTACTAAACGAGCTCCGCGGTGCGGCCTTCTACTCACGGATCCAGAGCTTTGAGATAGAGAGGAAGACCCCCCAGGCATACCTGGTGGACAGGAAAGCCCTGGAGAAGAGCCTGGCCGAAAGAGCCGCCCGGAGGGGCGTGGATTACTACATGGCCACGACTTTCAAGGGGTTCAGGAACGGGAAGGCGGTACTCCAGCACCTGGGGGAGACCCTCGAAGTTGAGGCAAGCTTCTACGTTGGGGCGGACGGCGTTAACAGCTCCGTTGCCAAAGCCATCGGGGCCAGGACGAACGCGGAGTTCCTGAGCGGCTATGAGGTGGAGGTCGTTGGGGAGTTCAGAAAGGACTTCGTTGAGGTCTGGGTGAACAAGGACATGAACGAGGATTTCTTCATGTGGGTTGCGCCGGTGAACGAGGGGCTGGCGAGGGTCGGAACCCTCGGGAGCATCGAGGCCCTCAACCGCTTCCTCAGGGTGAGGATGCTCAAACCAACCTCCATAGTCGAATTCAAGGCGGGTTCGGTTGGCTTCGGCTGGAGAAAGCCGTGGGTGAGGGGCAACGTGGCACTGCTCGGGGACGCGGCGCTGCAGATAAAGCCGACCACCGCTGGGGGAATCGTCTTCGGGATGCTCTGCGCACGCGCCCTCAGGGAAGCCCTGATGGTGGGGAAGCTGGACGAGTACGAGAGGCTCTGCCAGGAAATACGGAATCAGATAAGCTTCGGAATGCGCTTCAGGAAGATTTTCAGGGGAATGAGCCAGGAGAACATCGAGCGCGTCTTTGAGGTTCTCGGAAGCGCGGAGGCGAAGGAGGTCATAGAAGGGCAGGCGGACTTTGACGACCACGTGAAGACCGCGAAGGCGATACTCAGGAGGCCGAAACTCCTCGCAAAGCTCATAAGGATAAGCCCATCGATAGTCCGCTACCTCGTCTGAGGTCCAGGGGTGATGGTATGGCAACGTGGAGGATGGGTCTGCAGGAGGAGTACCTGAAGGCGATAGCCGAGGGAAGGAAGAGGATTGAAGGCAGGCTTTACGACGAGAAGAGGCAGGGGATAAAGCCGGGGGACGAGATAATCTTCGAGAACAAGCTGGTGTGCGTCGTGAAGGACGTGAGGGTTTACTCCTCGTTCAGGGAGATGCTGGAGAAGGAGGGCCTTGAGAACGTCCTCCCTGGAGTGGAGAGCGTCGAGGACGGTGTTAGGGTGTACCGCCGCTTCTACTCGGAGGAAAAGGAGAGGAAGTACGGGGTGGCGGCGATAGAGGTCGAGCCGGTGGCGTGGGTTGGAGAGCCCTTACAATAAGCCACCCAAGACGATCTCTACTCCTCGAACTCCCTTTCAATCTCTCACCGATGGATTGACGTTTGAGGAAATACTTGAAAACTATCCCCCGTTAACAGAAGAGGACCTGAGGATCCTTCTGAAAAGTTAAAAAGAGAGGTCAGAGGTACCTCTCCTTCACCCACTTTACGAAGTAGTCCGGGTTCAGCTCCTCGCCGATGGCCTTCTTCAGGAGTTCCTTCGGCGGGTAGATGCTTCCGTGCCTGTGGATTCTCTCGCGGAGCCAGGCCTTTATCGGCTCGAACTCCGCGTTGGCCACCTTCTCCTCGAAGTCCGGGATGTCGCGCTTCATGTGGTAGTATATCTGCGCCGAGAGGAGCGTTCCTATGCTGTAGGTCGGGAAGTAGCCGACCGTACCGTGCGCCCAGTGGATGTCCTGGAGGATGCCCTCTGCGTAGGTCTTGGGCCTTATGCCGAGGAGGTTCTCCATCTCGTCGTTCCAGAGCTCGGGGAGGTCCCTGGCTTTAACGCCCTCGTTGAGCATCATGCGCTCGAGTTTGAAGCGGAGGAGTATGTGGAAGTTGTAGGTGACGACATCGGCCTCGGTCCTTATGAAGTCCGGCCTAACCAGGTTGAAGTACAGGTAAACGTCCTCCGGAGTGTAGTTCGCCATGAAGGGCAGGTTCTCCTTCAGGACCGGGTAGATGAGTCCCGCGAACTCCCTTGAGCGGCCGATGATGTTCTCCCAGAAGCGGCTCTGGCTCTCGTGGATTCCAAGGCTGACGCCACCGACTATCGGGCTGAACATGAACCTCTCGTCCTGCTGGAGCTCGTAGAGTGCATGACCGAACTCGTGGACGGTGCTCAGAATCGTCCTCCTGAAGTCGTAGCCCTCGTAGCGGGTGGTTATTCTAACATCGCGGATTCCGAACTCCGTCGTGAACGGGTGAGCCGAGACGTCCAAGCGGGAGCGGACGCCGAGCGGGAAGCCGAACTTCTCGAGGATCCAGCGGTTCACCTTCTCCATCTGGGCCTGCTCATAGCGCTCGTTCTCGAGCGGGTGGCTCTGGGGAACCCTGCCCTCCTCCATTATCTTCTCAACGAGCGGTTTCAGCTCCTTCTCAAGCCTGTCGAACATGCGCTCGACGTCCCTTGTCGTGGTACCCTCCTCGAACATGTCCAGAAGCGCGTCGTAGGGCTCGTTCTCATAGCCGAGGTAGTCGGCGGCGCGCTTGGCGAGGTCTATAATCCTGTCCAGCCAGGGCTCGAACTTGGAGTAGTCGTCGCTCTTCTTGGCCTCCTCCCAGGCCTTGGTGGCCTGACTCGTGACCTCGCTCATCTCCCTGAGGAACTCCGGTGGGAAGGAGCGGCTTATCCGTATGTTCCTGTCAAGAACCCTGACGACGCCGCGCTCGTACTCGTTGAGGTCCTCCAGGCCTTTGGCCTTCTCAACGAGCTCGACGAAGTCCGGTTTGAGCAGAAACTCCTGGCTGAGAACGGAAAGCTCGCCCTGGGCGACGGAGCGCTCGAGGATTCCCTCACCGGGCATGTTGACCTCCATGTCCCATCCGAGGACGCTCTGGGCGTGGCCTATCGCCCATATCCTGCGGTACTTGCCGAGAATCTCCTTTACAGTCTCGTTCTGGAAGACGCTCTCCATGGCAATCACCCCGTATCACTTTGAAGAATTTTCGGGGGCAGTTCTTTTAATCTTTTCGATGTCCATCTAAACGTGCGGGTAGAAACCGATTACTACGACCGGAAACCGCTTAAAGGGATGGCCGTAGTCAGTGAAAAAACAAACCCTCGGTGATGAAGATGAAGCTCGACCTGGTTGTCCTGGGACACGTTTCCATTGACCACATCATATTCCCCGGAAGGGATGAGATACTCCTGCCCGGCGGAGCGGCCGCTGCCGTTGCCACCTCCGCGGCCCTGGCCGGCGCTAAAGTCGGTCTCGTCACAAAAGTCGGCGAGGACTTCCCGAGGGAGTGGCTCGAAAAGCTGGCCTCCATCCTCGACGTGCGGGGTGTCCAGGTGTTGCCGGGAAAGACCATCCACATCTACATGATTTATCACGAGGACGGGAGCGTGGATGCCCCCGTGGAGATGGGCGTCGCCAAGAGAATGGGCGAGACCCCGATTCCCGAGGAGTACTTAGACTCAAGCGTGTTCCACATCGCACCCATCCCCCCGGAGGAGCAGCTTAAAGCCCTCAGAAGGCTCGAAGGGAAGAGGATAAGTCTCGACTTTAACCCGACGTACATGGCCGACTACCGGGAGAAAAGGGACCTCATGAGGGAGGTAGTCTCGCGCGCCGAGGTGGTCTTCCCAAACGAGAGAGAAGCGCTCGTCATGACCCGCGCGGAGAGTGTCGAGGAGGCCGCGGCGGCCCTCCACGAATGGGGCGCCGAAATCGTGGCAGTAACCAGGGGCGAGAGGGGGGTTCTCATCTACGACGGGGAGTTCAGGGAGTTTCCGGCGCTTCCAATAAATGAAAACGAAATCGTGGACCCCACGGGCGCCGGAGACGCCTTTGCCGGCGGTTTTCTGGCCGGCTACGCCAGGGGGAAGCCCCTGGAGACCTGCGTAAAACTCGGACTGGAGCGGGCGAGGGAGGTTCTGAAGAAAAAGGGGAGCTGGAGCGTCTAATCCGTCGCCAGCCTGACGAAGACGTAGAGCACAACCAGCAGGAAAGCGGCCAAAGCGGTGACCTCGAGCCTCGGCAGGAGGGGCGACAGGGAAAACATCAGCAGGTACGTGGGGAAGGCGAGGGCTATCGCCGCCAGAAGGATGGCGTAGTGCTCCAGCGGCGCCCGCTCCCTGTCAAGGTGGGCCATCTCTATGACCAGAAGGGCAAGGGCCATAACCGCCAGGCCGTAGAAACCGCCGGTCCGGGTGTAGATTAGGAAGGCCCCCACGGAGATGAAAAAGAGGGAGCCGATGAAGTACCACTGGATGCCCATGATGGCCAGGGGGAGCAGGAGGAGGGTGCGGCGGTCTATCAGGGCCAGCAGGAGGAAGAGCGGAACCAGCGGCGCAAGGGAGTAGAGCCTTCTTTTTATCCTCATACCACAGCCACCTCCGCCACGGCAGCCTTCAGCGGCCTCCTGACGTCCCAGTCTATTATCCTCCCATAGCCCGCCATCTTCCGCAGTATCGCCTTTCTCCGGAGACTCAGGAGCCTCAGCGCCAGCTCCTCCTCGCGGCTCTTTGGCTCAACCGCGGTGTATGGGTCGGGGCTTATGACGACGACGTTGTAGCCGAAGGATGACATTATCCTGAGCGCATCCCTGCTCTCCTCGGTGAGGAGCGGGGAGAAATAAACCAGCTGTGCCCTCGGCGGGAAGTGGGAGCGTATCAGGTGCTCGACCTGGTAGGCTATCATGTTGTTCTTGTCCGGCCTCGCGGTGCTGAGGAAGTCGATGCACTTGAAGAAGTGCCTCTTGCCGTAGTCCGGGCGGACCCAGAGGGGCACCTCCTCCGCCAGGAGCAGGCCGAAGCTGGTTCCGCTGTTGAGGGCGTTGAGCATGAGCGAGGCGGCCGCTCGAATGAGGTTGTCGAAGACCAGCTCCCCGGTGTAGGAGGCATCGACTATGAAGATGACGTCCACCTTGCGCTCGCTCTCGTACTCGTTGGCCATTATCCTGCCGGTCCTGGCGGTGGCCTTCCAGTTGATTATCTTGAGCGGGTCCCCAGGCTGGTACTCCCTGATGGCGTGGAACTCGACGCCCTCACCGACCCTTGGACTGGGCAGGGAGCCGACGGTTATCTTGGTTCCCCTCGTGGAGTAGGGCGTGGGGACGTCCTCGATTATGGGAACGCCTATGAGCTCGGTGTAGAGGTCGAACTTCTTCGTGAAGTGGAAGAAGCCAAAGGGGTCGCGGTAGCTCAGCTCGACCCAGTTGAACTCGTGGATTCCGCGCTTAACCCTGACGCGGTAGCGGAGCTCCCTCAGCTCGCCTTTCCTCAGGGACAGCACCCACTCGGTTCTCCCGTCCACCAGCTCAAGCCCCTCGGGAAGGTCCTCCCTGACCTTTAGGCTCGGAATCCTCTCACCGGCCCGTATCCTGAGCACTATCTCGATCTCAGTCCCCTCAAGGAAGCGGTTGTGGGGGATAACCCTCTCCAGCTCGACGTCCATCTTGGGCTTGAAGAAGAACACCGCAACGAAGACGAGCCACAGGGCCGGAAGGAGGAGGTAAACCAGCTCCCAGCGGAGCAGGAGGAAGGCGATGAGGACAAGAAGCCAGAGGGCCAGGAAAAGCTCCTCGGCCTTCTCCGTTGGGACCATTCTCCCCTCTGGCCCGGCGTCCCCGGCAGGTTCCTTCCCAAGTTCAACGGGTGTTGGGGTTCTTGGAACCGGCTGCACCGTTTCACCTCACTCGAATTTAGGAACCGGAACGCGCTCGAGGAGCTTCCCCATTATGCTCTCCTGGCTCACCTTGGTGTACCACAGCTCGCGCTTGAGGATGAGCCTGTGACTTAGAGCCGGAACCGCCACGGCCTTGACGTCGTCCGGAATCACGTAGTCCCTGCCGTTGAGGGCTGCGTAGGCCCTGGAGAGCTTGAGCAGGGCCAGGCTTCCCCTCGGGGAGGCACCTATCTCTATCTCCCTCTTGTCCTCCCTCGTGGCGGTGACGATGTCGGTTATGTACTCCAGTATGGCGTCGCTGACGTAGACCTCCTCGACCGCCCTCTGCATCTCGACGACCTCCTCCGCGCTCAGGACCGTCTGGACGTCCGGTTCCTCCTTCTTCCTGGCCATTCTCCTGCGGAGTATCTCTATCTCCTCCGCCCTCGAGGGGTAGCCGACGCGGAGGCGGACGAGGAAGCGGTCGAGCTGGGCCTCCGGGAGGGGGTAGGTTCCCTCCTGCTCTATCGGGTTCTGCGTGGCTATTACTATGAAGGGCCTGGGCAGTGAGTAGGTGTTCCCCTCAATCGTGGCCTGCCTCTCCTGCATCGCCTCGAGCAGAGCGGACTGTGTCTTCGGTGGGGCGCGGTTGATCTCGTCCGCCAAGAGAACGTTTGTGAAGACCGGCCCCTTCCTGAACTCGAACTCGAGCGTCTTCTGGTTGAAGACGCTCACTCCAAGTATGTCGCTCGGGAGCAGGTCCGGCGTGAACTGAACGCGGGTGAACTGGACGCCGAGGGCCTTTGCGAAGCTCTTGGCCATAAGGGTCTTGGCAAGCCCAGGCAGGTCCTCCAGCAGGACGTGGCCGTCGGCGAGTATCGTGGTCAGGATAAGCCTCAGCACCTCGTCCTTTCCAACTATCGCCTTCCTTACCTCCCCAAGGACGGCGTTACCTTTCTCGTGTATCTCCTCCACTTTCATCCAAATCAGCCTCCACAATCTTAAGGGCCTTCTCAAGGTTGTCGAGAAAATCCCCCTCCGAGCAGAGGGTTCTTATAGCGTCGTTCGGGTTCGTGATGAGTGAGTGATAGGTTGAGTTGTAGTCATCGGACAGTGTGGCGTAGATTTCCACTATTTTCTCCTCCACCAGTGAGCGGGCGACCCTGCCGGTTCTGGCCTTCCGGAGGAGGGAAACGGTTCTATCCACGTCGGTCTTCCTCTCAACCCTCTGCTCGCGGTCC encodes the following:
- a CDS encoding NAD(P)/FAD-dependent oxidoreductase, with product MKYDVLIIGGGPAGNYLANLLARDFSVAVVEKKGAFGGKACTGIIGAANYERLGLPEEAVLNELRGAAFYSRIQSFEIERKTPQAYLVDRKALEKSLAERAARRGVDYYMATTFKGFRNGKAVLQHLGETLEVEASFYVGADGVNSSVAKAIGARTNAEFLSGYEVEVVGEFRKDFVEVWVNKDMNEDFFMWVAPVNEGLARVGTLGSIEALNRFLRVRMLKPTSIVEFKAGSVGFGWRKPWVRGNVALLGDAALQIKPTTAGGIVFGMLCARALREALMVGKLDEYERLCQEIRNQISFGMRFRKIFRGMSQENIERVFEVLGSAEAKEVIEGQADFDDHVKTAKAILRRPKLLAKLIRISPSIVRYLV
- a CDS encoding TIGR04140 family protein, with the translated sequence MIIETAISPEELEEIRRKSGAEVKLTVLGKIERNGIPLSRVLIEGNEREIERFMERLRLARAGG
- the pcp gene encoding pyroglutamyl-peptidase I, producing the protein MKVLITGFEPFGGEEINPSWEAVERLPESISGARLIKHRLPVTFRGVREILPRLIVEERPDVVILTGQAGGRPNVTVERVAINVMDSKMPDNEGFAPEDEPVFEGAPAAYFATLPIKSIVAALRGENIPAAVSNTAGTYVCNAAMFTALHTIAVAGMKTKAGFIHVPFIHEQALEKPRPSMALETITRAFEVAVRTSLEV
- a CDS encoding ASCH domain-containing protein; amino-acid sequence: MATWRMGLQEEYLKAIAEGRKRIEGRLYDEKRQGIKPGDEIIFENKLVCVVKDVRVYSSFREMLEKEGLENVLPGVESVEDGVRVYRRFYSEEKERKYGVAAIEVEPVAWVGEPLQ
- a CDS encoding carbohydrate kinase family protein, translated to MKLDLVVLGHVSIDHIIFPGRDEILLPGGAAAAVATSAALAGAKVGLVTKVGEDFPREWLEKLASILDVRGVQVLPGKTIHIYMIYHEDGSVDAPVEMGVAKRMGETPIPEEYLDSSVFHIAPIPPEEQLKALRRLEGKRISLDFNPTYMADYREKRDLMREVVSRAEVVFPNEREALVMTRAESVEEAAAALHEWGAEIVAVTRGERGVLIYDGEFREFPALPINENEIVDPTGAGDAFAGGFLAGYARGKPLETCVKLGLERAREVLKKKGSWSV
- a CDS encoding carboxypeptidase M32 — its product is MESVFQNETVKEILGKYRRIWAIGHAQSVLGWDMEVNMPGEGILERSVAQGELSVLSQEFLLKPDFVELVEKAKGLEDLNEYERGVVRVLDRNIRISRSFPPEFLREMSEVTSQATKAWEEAKKSDDYSKFEPWLDRIIDLAKRAADYLGYENEPYDALLDMFEEGTTTRDVERMFDRLEKELKPLVEKIMEEGRVPQSHPLENERYEQAQMEKVNRWILEKFGFPLGVRSRLDVSAHPFTTEFGIRDVRITTRYEGYDFRRTILSTVHEFGHALYELQQDERFMFSPIVGGVSLGIHESQSRFWENIIGRSREFAGLIYPVLKENLPFMANYTPEDVYLYFNLVRPDFIRTEADVVTYNFHILLRFKLERMMLNEGVKARDLPELWNDEMENLLGIRPKTYAEGILQDIHWAHGTVGYFPTYSIGTLLSAQIYYHMKRDIPDFEEKVANAEFEPIKAWLRERIHRHGSIYPPKELLKKAIGEELNPDYFVKWVKERYL
- a CDS encoding DUF460 domain-containing protein; amino-acid sequence: MRVRPILILGIDVISENPKKFAVVSWFNGRLERKGEFTLYRLIRFIQSKRPEMVAVDSVTELGEDLRKFLRALPSGTKLVQVTGRPGEQRSLQSLAKEHGIRTGDRFDPYEEARLSALLASRGVGYEVLAFEDEVIIKVTRGRSHGKGGWSQDRYRKRVHNLVRDRVREIEDRLRRADIPFDLETEERDYGLARGEFRVYAAREELAGLIRPARGGDVEVRIQPVERAELGFAPLKGEEAIRERRSIIVGIDPGITVGIAAIDLNGRIVALHSQRNMPVGEVFRFISEVGHPVIVATDVSPAPGFVEKIARSFKANLFVPRESLRVQDKNELLRDLGITVEDDHQRDALAAAYKAYLRLKPKLEHVAARLREAGLIKKSDEVKALVIQGYNLGEAMQRVALRERPKAEENTEETRRQGPDVEQYLRRIRELERRIEFLERENQELKGIIREQRKTIGRLERKLVDYDEEIRRKVLRERELEAKVKRIEMLEKQLREAKSVIERLSRDLVQVKRMNVVEIRGSAVPLKVMEVLSWRELERIEREVGIRRGDILFVVNPAGAGKAIAEELVEKGVRALITEKPVPEPVAEVLREAHVPFFTSEELDVKRVDEFAVVERETLERAIDGLLEKWRLEDEEREVERMLRLVEEYRLERKKELKRKAEEEAKAEHRKA
- a CDS encoding MoxR family ATPase; translation: MKVEEIHEKGNAVLGEVRKAIVGKDEVLRLILTTILADGHVLLEDLPGLAKTLMAKSFAKALGVQFTRVQFTPDLLPSDILGVSVFNQKTLEFEFRKGPVFTNVLLADEINRAPPKTQSALLEAMQERQATIEGNTYSLPRPFIVIATQNPIEQEGTYPLPEAQLDRFLVRLRVGYPSRAEEIEILRRRMARKKEEPDVQTVLSAEEVVEMQRAVEEVYVSDAILEYITDIVTATREDKREIEIGASPRGSLALLKLSRAYAALNGRDYVIPDDVKAVAVPALSHRLILKRELWYTKVSQESIMGKLLERVPVPKFE
- a CDS encoding DUF58 domain-containing protein, whose product is MQPVPRTPTPVELGKEPAGDAGPEGRMVPTEKAEELFLALWLLVLIAFLLLRWELVYLLLPALWLVFVAVFFFKPKMDVELERVIPHNRFLEGTEIEIVLRIRAGERIPSLKVREDLPEGLELVDGRTEWVLSLRKGELRELRYRVRVKRGIHEFNWVELSYRDPFGFFHFTKKFDLYTELIGVPIIEDVPTPYSTRGTKITVGSLPSPRVGEGVEFHAIREYQPGDPLKIINWKATARTGRIMANEYESERKVDVIFIVDASYTGELVFDNLIRAAASLMLNALNSGTSFGLLLAEEVPLWVRPDYGKRHFFKCIDFLSTARPDKNNMIAYQVEHLIRSHFPPRAQLVYFSPLLTEESRDALRIMSSFGYNVVVISPDPYTAVEPKSREEELALRLLSLRRKAILRKMAGYGRIIDWDVRRPLKAAVAEVAVV
- a CDS encoding transcriptional regulator; the encoded protein is MEALRELSRNHTLGNPVRLGVMLYLLPRGRVLFRDLLEVLEVTPGNLDSHLKALEKAGYIEIYKVIADRPRTAVRITEKGAEETGEYLRALKEALSLIPAED